The region CGACAATATTCAGCATCACCGTTAAAATGAAGTACGTCTTGAAAGGCTGTTTTTTTGTCTTGTGGCGAAAAAATTGCTGGCCAAGAATCGCGCCGGGCCAACCGCCAACCGCGCCCAACAACAGCAACGTAGACTCAGGGACTCTACGCCAGGCGTTGCAGGCTGCTTTTTTATCAATACCGTACACCACCAGCGTCAACACACTGACCAGCAGGAACCACATCACAAAAGGATGGGGTAACCATAGACAGCCCATCGCCGCAGCAATCAGAAGTAAGTAACATAAACGCGTGAGAAACATATCCCTCATTCCCAGATTATCAATCCGTGAAAAATGAAGTGGCAATGGTAATCGATCGCTTCCATTGTGGCTATGCCGCTGAGCTGTCCGCTTCTTTACAGTGGAGCGATACAGACGGCGAATGAGGTTCGTTTGTGTTAAAAGTAAATTTCTGGGCAGTTATGCCTGAAACTTAACGGAGTATAAATGAGAACGCAGAAGCGATGCATGGGATATGTAGCACTGGTGGTTGATGACTATGATAGGGCAATTGAGTATTACACTAAAAAGCTGGGTTTCACTCTCGTTGAGGATACACCACAACCGGGGAAACGCTGGGTCGTAGTAACACCTAACCCCGAAAGCGATTGCAATCTTCTTTTAGCTCGTGCGTCAAATGAAAGGCAGGAAGGTTTTATCGGCAATCAATGCGGTGGCAGGGTTTTTCTTTTTCTCCAGACTGATGACTTCTGGCGCGACTACAACGCTATGAAATTAAAAGGCGTGAAATTCTCTGAGGAGCCTCGTGAAGAGGAGTACGGAACAGTAGTGGTATTTGAAGACCTTTACGGCAACCGCTGGGATCTTTACCAGAACAAGTAAAGTTAAAACGCTCTGTCCGCAATGTCATCAATACGTAGTCACGTAGTCGGAAGATGATGCAAGTCTGCTCCTCGCTCACTGCGTACCTTCAGCTCAGTTGGTATGTCCGCTTCGTCCCAGAGGCGAACATAAGCAATGTTGATTGCCTAATGTGATGTACCGAATTTTTATATAACGTCCCCGTATGGGAATTAAGAGCCTGCCACGCTGCTGTCATTAGGGTGTCAGGTTCCTGTCAGGTCACTGTCAGGTTCTGATCGTGGTAATGCAGACAGGCACCGGTAACACTGCTAACTGACAACTTACTACTCGGAGATAGACGACAATGAGTGACACGAATAAGTTCAGGGCGCTGCGCCTGCAGCGAGCCTGGTCGCAGGAGCAGCTAGCCGAATTAACCGGCCTGAGCACGCGTACTGTACAGAGGATCGAGAACGGCGAGAGCCCCAGCCTGGAAACGTTGAGCGCCTTAGCTGCCGTGTTCGAGGTAAGCGTTACGGAGCTTTCAACTCCGGAAAATGACGGGGACAACGCACTCGATCAGCGAATTACCGAAACGAGAGCCAGGATAGACGAGGAACGCCGGTTTTACAGCTCAATATTTTCAGCGCTCGTCGTTTGCCTGCTGCTATTCATGCTTAATCACTTCACGTCTCCTGGCCGCTTTTGGTCGCTATGGGTTGCTGCTATCTGGTTTGCGTTAATTGCAATGCGAGGAGTGAAGATATTTTTGTTTCGGGGACTGATTAACAAATGGCAGCAGAAGAGGCTCCGACACCTGCTCCGCAAATAATGTATGGTTGGAAAGCCTGGATTAATAGCTCTAATTCTGACCAGCAAACTATACGAAACCCCACTCGACGATATTTTTCGTCGAGTATTGGCATGTCTGCTCCTCGCTGTGAGTTCAACGGGTCAATGCAACGCTATCCTTAATCGAAGGGGGACGTTGCCATGAAACGAAGAACGCGTAAACTACGGATCACTCAAGAACAGTGAGTCGTTTGTAAGGAATTTTAATTATGGATTATGTGGATAGCGAATTAAATCCTGTAGCAGAGAGTGTAAAAAAGAAATTTGTTGATTTAGAGTATGAACTACAGGTGCTTAGTAGGCAGAGGGAAGTACTGCTGCTTTATCGCGGAGAAGAGTTACGTAATATAAAAAAACGCCTGCTAAAAAAAACTGTTTCCAGTAAAGAAGCCGAAATTTATGAGCGTGCGTTTTACTTTGGTGAAAAGGCCAGACATTTTTCAGTCGATGTTTTTACGCCGGTGCGAAACTATCTTACCAATCTCAACGACCATTCAGACCAAACCTTCACATTTATTCATAATCGCATTTGCAATATTCTTAAAGAACCCAAGTTATCGGCCAGAATCGAAAAATGCACAGATGATAGATTCCGGCAGTACTTTCTTAGGCCTGGCTCTGATGTTGACTTTCTGCAAAAAAGTAATTCTTGTTATACTGATAAGACCAAAGTTTATGCCCGTGATTATTACTTGTACTTTCTTCATGTTGCGGGATCTCCGGGCATTCGCAAGGAAACAATGCTGGTCTCGACATCAAAAGATAAAACCATTGCAATGCAGTTTTCTGAATCCACAAAGAAAGAAAGGGTGATTTTTCATTACTTTGTTCCTGCACCATTTCAGGATTATGCTATCGGCCCATGGGAGATTGAACATCATAAAAAAGTAATTTATGCCACGGGACTTCCCGCGTATTCACCGAAAGGATTGTATCCGAAACAGAATGAAATTGCCGTTAAAGGTGCACTGTTTCCACATTTTCTTTTAGGAATAGAGTTGGTTGGTAAAGATAAATTTATAATAAACTCTCACTTTACCAGTGCGAATAACATGAATAATATTCAATCGATTGTCCAGCATGGGTTCAATATAGATCAAACTGATTTTGAAAAAACGATATTTGACACTGGATATATACGCTATGGTGAAACCGATGGTTATGGAGCATTTAGCTCTTATAATGTCTGAAAATGAGTCTGTCAGTAGTTCTGTGTAACTGCCGCGGTGTTAAGGGTGAGCGCGCGTGCGGTCACCGCACTTGATAATATAATCCTTCCTCATCAGCCGCCGGTCCTGAGTCGTTATACTCCATTTTTTGACGCATCCTTGATTACCAGGTAAAGAACCTTTCGTACTGAGCTATCTGTCGGGAACACTTTGCACTTCTCGCTCAGAGCTGGCTATGCTTTCTAATAATTCCTGCTCTTTGTCTAGCTTGTTGGGGTAACTGACGGGTAGGGGCCTATGATCTTCTTTGCACGTTTCTCGATGACAGGCCGATAGCAACAGAACTGCCAGAGCTTACTACCACTGGACTTGATTAACAGAGTAAGACCGTCACCATCATACAGCTGATAATCGGCATCTTTAGGTTTGGCGGCTTTGATTTCCGTATCAGTTAATGGCTTGGTTTTTCTTGCTATGGGGAGTCTCCATGCGTTTAGGCCCAACGAAAACAATAGAGCTTTTCGTTGGGCCTAACAAGGTGCCTAAAAGGTTCGGATTTAATTAGTTGGCATCAGACTTCGCGGGACAAATTCAAGGCACAAAAAAGCCCGCAGGGCTTGCGCCGTGCGGGCTCTTAGGACTTCATCGGATGACTCTGGTAATCACCGATGGAGAATTTTGGTGGAGCTGGCGGGAGTTGAACCCGCGTCCGAAATTCCTACATCCTCGGTACTACATGCTTAGTCAGTCTTTACATTCGCCTGGCACCTGCGGACAGACACGCCACTACCAGACTAGCCTGATTAGTTTTAACGCTTCAACCCCAGGCAGGGCTTCCACGCGATCTCTTTTGGGTTTGACCTCTCTTTGATCCCCGTCTTAAGAGCGGAAGCTAGGGAGAGAGGGCTCAGAGCAGGTTATTAAGCTGCTAAAGCGTAGTTTTCGTCGTTTGCGACTATTTTTTTGCGGCTTTTTACGAGGCCAACCGCCCCTCGGCATGCACCTTGGGTTTCGCGAATCCCGTCGAATCCAGAATCAGCCCCAATGTGTTACAGCAAGTATAACAGACTTGTGACACGCGTGACCAGCCCCCGCAACCCCTTATCCTCAAGGATTTACCGCTCGCGTAGTGCTTCTTTTGCGCGATTAAACGGTTTGATTAAATAGTCAACGATGGTTTTTTCACCTGTTTTTATATCCACTGTGGCAATCATGCCTGGGACGATGGAGAAATGACGCCCCAGTTTGTTCTGCAGATAGTCCTGATGGGTGCGGATAAACACACGGTAGTAGAAGATTTCGGGCTTCACTTTGTCCTGGATTGTATCCGGGGAGATGGTTTCCACTACACCTTCCAGCCCGCCATAAATGGCGTAGTCATAGGCGGTGATCTTCACCAGCGCGCGCTGACCGGGATGGATAAAGGCGATATCGCGCGGCGACAGGCGCGTTTCAATGAGCAGGTGGTCGTCCACTGGCACGATCTCCATCATCTCGCCGTTAGGGGGAATAACGCCGCCAATGGTGGTGACCTGAATGTTTTTTACGATGCCACGCATCGGGGTGCGCACGGTCAGACGGGTGACGGAGTCTTCGCGCCCTTTTAAAATGGCCGCAAGCATATCCACTTCGGCGTTGGCTTTCGACAACGCTTCACGCGCTTGCACGTAATATTGCGAGCGCAGGTCGGTTATCTTCAGCCCCAGATCGCTTTTTTGACGTTGCAGACGCAGCACTTCCACGTGGCTGGCTGCACCGCTTTTTTCCAGCCGTTGGGTAATCGTCAGCTCTTTATTAACCGACACCAGCGCATCCTGCAGCTCCACCATCGAGTCGGCAAGCTGCGCCCGACGACTCTTATACAATCGGGTTTCGGAGGCGATAAGTTCCGGCCAGGCGTTTAGCTCTTTGGGGAAGGTCAGCGGCAGATCGTTGACTTCGGCATTGAGTCTCGCGCTGGAAGCCAGCGAGGCGCGGTATCGGGCGGCGCTTTCACCGACGTTGGATTCCGAACGGGTCGGGTCGAGGCGAGCCACAATCTGATTCGCCTGCACTTTATCGCCTTCGCGCACCGTCAGTTCTGCGAGGATCCCTCCGTCGAGCGACTGCAGCACCTGCTCGCGGGAGCTGGGGATCACTTTCCCGCTGCCGGTTGAGACTTCGTCCAGTTTGCCAAAATACGCCCAGACACCGACGACGACAAACAGCAACGTACTGAGCAGGATAATACGACTGGCCCCGGAAAAGCGGTGTTCGCGACGGATATCGAGGTCATCCATGGCGGCATCATGCGGATTGGTTTTCATTTTTCCACTCCCGACCGTGAGTCTGCGTAGGGGCCCGGCTCGCACTCAGTGCCTGTGCTTTCGGGGCATCCATCACCAGTTGACCTTCTTTTAACACCACCACGCGTTCGACCAGTTCCAGAACCGGAACGCGATGGGTGGCAACGATCAGCGTACGGTTGCCCAGCCACTGGTTTAACCGCTGAATAAACTCCCGCTCGGTGTGTTCATCCAGGGAGGCACTTGGCTCATCGAGCAGGACGATATTGGGTGAGCGCAGCAGCATTCTTGCCAGCAAAATCGACTGCCGCTGACCGCCGGAAAGCCCATTCCCTCCCTCCATAATGGGGTGAGCCAGCCCTTTGGCGAGCTGTTTCACAAAGGTGGCTGCACCGCTGACCTCCAGCGCCTCGAAGATCTGCGCATCGCTGGCGTGCGGGGCGCCAAGCGTCAGGTTCTCGCGCAATGTGCCGAAAAACAGCCGTGCGTTTTGGCTAAGAAACCCGATGTTTCGGCGTAAATCAGCCATATCGATTTGCGCCAGACTCAGGTTATCGAGACGAACATCGCCCTGGATTATCTCCACACCGCCTGCCATCGCCTGGAGCAGTGTGGATTTACCTGCACCGTTACGACCGAGGATAGCAACGCGCTCCCCGGGCATGATTTCCAGACGCGAGATGCGAAGCGGGACGCGCTGATCGTAGCTGTGGTAGCGAAAATGCGCGTTTTCAAAGAGATAGTGACCATGAAAAATCTCCTGATGCACCCGGTTTTCATCGTGCTGCGTTTCCGTGGGGAGCTGCATAATGCTGTCCAGCCCCATCTTTGCCGCTTTGACTTGCTGCCAGCGAGCCAGGACGCCACACAGATTCGCCATCGGAGCGATCATCCTTGAGCCCAGCATCGAGGCCGCCACGACCGCCCCGGTGGTCATCGTGCCTTCAATGACCATGGGCGCGCCGAACATAATAATGGCAGCGTACACCAGACTTTGTACCGACATGCCCCAGCCGATCAGCCCCTGAGTCAGCTTGCGTGTCCGCAGCCCCGATTCGCCGGTAATGCGAATGTAGCTGTTCCACTGCTGCAAAAAACGGTTCTCTGCCTGCATCAGTTTGATGTCTTCCAGCCCTTGCACGCTCTCGACCAGTACCGCGTTGCGCAGGGTGGATTCATGCGCCGCCTGGTTGGCGAGCACGGCCAGCTTTTTCTGCAGCAGCAGACCCGGCAGGATCATCAGCAGGGCGGCGACGGGGGCGATCCACGCCAGCGGTGGCGCGATACAGGCCAACACCACGATAAACAAAAAGAAGAACGGCAGATCGACGAGGGTGGAGAGGGTTGAGGAGGTGATCATCTCGCGTATTTGCTCGAGTTCGCGCAACTGGGAAATAAAGCTCCCGGTCGAACGGGGAACCGCGCTGTTGCGCAGTCGCAGGGCGTGGCTGAATACGCGATCGGAAATACGCATATCGGCGCGTTTACCGAGCAGATCCATAATATGTGTACGTGCCTCGCGCAGCAGAAAACCAAACAGCACCGCGACCAGCACGCCGGTTGAGAGGACATACAGTGTCGGGTACGACTGCGCCGGGATCACCCGGTCGTAAACCTGCATGGAAAAGATGATCCCGGCGAGTGACAGGACGTTAATCAGGAATGCGGCGATCATGACTGGCAGGTAGGGGCGGAAATCCTGTAACACCAGTTCGCGCATCCAGTCGGGTTTAAAACGCGAAATATAGCGGTCTACCCGACTGTCTTTCAGCGCTGACAACGGACGCAGCGCGGTGATGGTGTGGATCTCCGGCAGCAAATCGGCAACTGACAGCCGGTTGCGTTGTCCCTCTTCGGTAATGACAAAAACATCCAGCGTATCTTCACCGTTGAAATGTTCTATCACCATAATCTGGCCGTCGCGAAGCTCGGCAACAACCGGTAAACGCCACTGACTGAACACCACCTTTGCCGTATCCAGCGGATGAAAGGAAAGCCCAGCCTGACGTGCCAGCTGTGTCAGAGCCAGCGTCCGGGGTTTCCCGGCAAACCAGGGCGCGTTGGCCTGAATCGCACCGGGCGAGCAGGTGACACGGTAGTGGCTGGCAATGTGGGTTATCGCCTGCGCCCATTGACTGAGGGCGGGTTCTGCAATCGCGTTTTCAGCATGCGGATCATTGTGGCTCATCGTTTTATCTCCACTGACTGAATGCTGCGGTTATTTAAGGCGAACGCCTGACGTAACGATCCGGTGTTGTAGAGGCAGTTCAGCTGTAGCTGACGAAGCTGGTTTTGCGTTTGCAGTTCGGCAAAGCGCGCCTGATACACTTCCTGCTCGGCGTTAAGTACATCGAGCAGTGGACGAGAACCGAGATCCAGATACTGCTGCTGATAAAGCTCGCGGGTGCGTTCGCTCAGTTGCTGCTGGCGACGCAAAATTTGCAGGGCAGTGGCGAGACTCATCGCCTGGCTGCGGGACTCCAGTAATTTTTGGCGGACTTCGAGGCGGGTACGCTGGATAGAATATTGTGCAGACTCGACCGCGTGGCTGGCAGCATTGCGTCGGGCGGTGAGACCGCCGCCCTGATACAGCGGCATCTCCACTTTTACCCACGTTGAGTACTGGGTTTTATCGAGCACGTCATGGCTGGGATATTTATCATTGAGATAGTGCTGAACGGACGGCTCAAGGGAGATGGTCGGCGTCATCTGCGCGTTGGCGTAATCCAGATTTGCCTGGGCGACATTCGCCTGCGCCCATGCCGCCAGTACCGCAGGAACCAGGCGATCGTCCGGTTTTTCTACATCGCAACTGCTGTTCAGTTTTACCGGAAACTCATTGCTGATGCTGTTGAGCGAGTTCCAGCCAAGATAGCTCATCAGCGTCGCCTTACTGCTGTCGAGATTGGCCTGATACTGCGCCAGCTGTGACCGCGCGGACTCAATACGCGCATCGGTTTGCACCACATCTGAAAGCGACGTTGCCCCTTCATCATTACGCTGTCGGGTCAGCCGACCAATACCATTGAGTGCGATAAGCTGCTCGTCGGCGGCATCCACCATTTGTTGCCATGTCTGAACCTGAACAATGGCGTTAGCGGTTGCGTGGGCGACGGTATCAATGCTGAGTAATACGTTAGCCTGTTGCTGTGCGGCCCCGGCGGTTTCGGCGCGGACCTGGCTTGCGACTTTGCCGAAGTCATACAGCATTTGCGAGACTGAAATGACCAGCGACGGACTGAAACCATGATCGTTATAGGTATTGCTGTAGCCGTTGTTCATTCCGGCAGTAACCTGCGGATAATATTTTGATTTCGCCACGTCGATCTGCTCATTTTGCGAGAGCAGTTTACCGATGGATTCACGGATAGAAGGGTGCCAGCTTACGGCGCGGCTTACCGCGTCGTTCAGTGTCAGATTACCGGGGGCGGCGGCGCTTAGCGGTAGCTCAGCCACGGAGCCATCCAGAGAAGGGAGCATCTGGCTGGTGGCCAGTCCTTCAGACGTAATGACTTGAGGTTCATCTTCAGCATTAACCCGTAAGGAACAGAGCGTTAATGCCAGCAGTACAGCGACAGGGGCGACACGTCTCATAGTTTATCCCTTTCAAAATACGGCAGTGACGACTGTTATTGCCCCGGACGTCATGGCATCCGGGGCTGTAGTTATGGCGTTATCAGTGACAGCGTTAACTTCAGGTCACAATATGATTTTGTTGGATCAGTTCTTCGAGCGTGGTGTGTACGTTCTCCAGCGTGATGAGGTTAGTGGACTGATACGTAGAACCCGTACCATCGCGGTTAATGGCAATGACCGTGTTGTTACCGTCGGTGGACACGGAGAGGTAGTTACCGAGCGTGGCGTTTTGCCCGTTCCAGCCTACCAGCAGATCGCCGATATCGATTTTGTCTCCCTGCGCCAGCGAGAAGTTAGTCCAGGTGTCCGCTGTCCCGTTGCCGCCGGTTGCATCATTGGCGCTGAGCAGGTGATAAATCAGCGTATCGCCGTATGCGCTGCCAATCACCCGATCGGCATCGACGGTACTGACGACCTGCGGGTTCATATCGATGGTCAGCGTGGCTGTGTCGGTATGGCCTTTCTGGTCGTTCAGGGTGTAGGTAAAGGTCTCTTTGGTACTGATGTTGGCAAGTGAGACATCGCTGTTGAGGGTGTAGGTGTAATGCCCATCAATGCCCATCGTCAGTTTGCCGTACAACCCATTAACGGTAGCGCTGGAGAGACTGCTTCCCAGCGGGTCCAGTGTCGCAGTGCTGCCGCCTGTACCGTTCACCGTCAACAGCGTATGTACGCTGGCGATATGGTCCCCATCATAGATATTGCCCGTGACGCTGTTCACGCCGGAAGTCTCGAAGTTATCGAGATCGATAATCGAGCCTTTTACGCTTGGGGTGATGGTAATGGTGCCTACGCCCAGCGCGCCGACGCTGCCGGTATAATCCAGACGATAGTTACCGGCGTGCAGCACAACGCCGTTCAGGGCGATATCGATATTGCCGCCAATCAGCAATCCGCCGCTGAAGGAATCCCCCGCGATTCGGGCTCCCTTGCTGTCATACAGTGTCCAGGTCACGTTTAGCCCGCCAAGCGTGAGCCCGGATGCCACGTTAAAGTGCAGCACGACATCTTGCACTGCCGTCCCGGCTGCGATCTCAATGGTGCCAGTGCCACTTTTCGAGCTGGGGACCACCAGCGTGCTCCAGGTGGCGTTACCCACGCTGTTATCCGTAAACGGCTGTGAGGTGTCCTGCAGGGTGGTGACGGCCATCTGACTGCTGATGTCATTGACGGCATCCAGCGCCTGCGGGGTAGCTTTTATGTTCAGCGAGGCGCTGGCGGTATCGCCGTTTGGCGCTTTGACCGTGTAGACGAAGCTGTCCGGTGTGCTGATGCTGTCTGCGCCCAGCCCACTTTTCAGCGTATAGGTATAGTTCCCCTTCGCATCGATGGTCAGCGTGCCGTACTGGCCGTCAATACGCGTAGTGCCCGTGCCGCTCACCGCCACACCGTTCACTTCGGTGATGACCGTGTTGGCCGGAGCCGAGTCATTAGCCAGAATATTGCCGTTGGTGGAAGCGCTCAGGCTGTCTACCGCGTAGGTGTGATCCGCCTGAATATTCAGGGTGTAGGTTGTCAGCAACGCCAGACCACCGGAAGCATTCAGCAGGAACAGATAGTCACCGCCAGGCAGCGTAATGGTGTAATCCTTTGATTTTCCGCCTAACAATGCGGTTATCCAGTTGGGCTGTATCCGATATTGCTCGTACTGTTGAATGGCGTCATTGAAGCGATAGATATAGAGATCAAAGCCGCCAACCGTCACACCGAGAACATCGGCCTGAACGGTCAGCGTACGGGTCGCGCCATCATCCACATTGAATTTGATCGGCGAGGTCAACCCGTTCACCAGACTGACGTCGAGGACATTCCCCAGACCGACATTGGCGAGCGTGAAGCCGGTCTGCTTTGATGGCCCGTGGTCTATTGCGCTGACTTCTGTTCCGTAGGTCAGCGAGGCAATATCGTCCGCCGCCGTCACCGTGCTGCTCGAAGGGCTTTGACCCAGCGTCACCACCAGTTTTGCTGACGAGTGGTCAGCGCCGTGCGTCAGCGTGTAGGTGAAACTTTCGGAGCGTCCATATACCGATGCCGATGTGCTGGTGAGGGTGTAGGTATAGCTCCCGTCCTGATTAATATGCAGGATGCCGTATTTCCCCTGCACATCCACGCCGTTCGCCGGGATGTTAATGACGTTACCGTTGCCATCGGTAATTGAGGTCACCCGCGTGCCGGTAGGGGCGTTGTCCTGGCCATTGACAGGATCGGTATCGGTGATGAGGTTGCCGGATTCCGTCGTCCCGCCAGTGATATTGCCCGCGCTGGTTTTCACGACGGCAACGTCCAGGCTGGTATACGCGCCGGTCGCCAGCAGACTGGTGTTATAGCTGACTACGCGATAATCCCCTCCGGCAAGGCCATCATAATTGAGCGTCACGCCGGAGGCACCCAGCGTCAGCAGGTCAGCAAACTGAGGTTCCGAGGTATCCACCACCGTGACCCAGGTGTTGAGAGCGGTGTCAAAGCGCTGGATAACAATCTCCATGCTGCTCAATAGCGACAGCACAATCCCGGTTGCAGCGGCGTTGATGGTGATAGATCCACTGCCGCCAGACGCGATGCTGAAATTGACGGCAGCCGTGTTGTCTCCCAGCACGTTGGCGACCGTTCCCGCGGCGTTTACCAGCAGGAAACCATAATCGCTTTTATGCTCGCTGCTGATGGTGACGTCCGTTTGTAGCGCCAGACGCGTAACGTTATCTTCGGCCAGCAGCGGCAAGACGGGCGCGGTAGTGCTTGCCGGTAATGACGTGTTGCCCGCCGCATCGGTTGCCGTGACGGATAACGACTGGCCTTCAATCTGGCGTACCGGCAAGGTGATGCTGTAAACGCCGCTACTGTTGGCAATCGCCGTGACGCTGCCACCGCCTGGCAGGGAGAGGGTGACGGTGCTTCCCGCTTCGGCGATACCGCTAACGGTTCCGCCATCGGCGCTGATCAGTATCGTTGGCGGCGGTGGTGGTGTGGTATCCACGATTACGCTGAACGATCCTGACAACCCGCTTGAACCGTTGGCGTTTGTCGCGCTGGCGGTAAACGCGTGGTTGCCTTCACTGAGCGCGCCGCCTGGGGTAAAGCTCCAGAGCCCGTTGCTGTCAGCGGTGGTTGTGCCCATCAGCGTCCCGTTGTTGTACAGGCTGACGACGGCGTTCGCCTGCGCCGTGCCGCTGATAGTCGGGCGGGTATCATTGGTGGTTTTCCCGGCCGCCACTGCGCCGGTGACCGTACCGATATCATCGAATACGCTGGAAATGACCGGTGCGGGTGGAACACCGGTAAACGGTGCCAGCGCACTACCCGGCGAACCCGTATTACCTGCCGTATCCTGCGCGCTCACTAGCAGCGTTTGCCCGCTGATCTGCGGCGGATCCAGAGTGAAGGTGAAGTTACCGGCGGCATTGGCTGTTGCCGTGCCGATCACGGTTCCGGTGCTTGTGGTGACGATCACCGTGCTGTTCGGTTCGGCAACGCCGGTTAGCGTGGTGCCGTTGGCGTTAACGACCAGGTTACCAGGCACGCCCGGCGCGACAGTATCGACCACGATGGCTGCGGCAGATGAGAACCCGCTGGTATTTCCCGCCGTGTCCGTCGCTGTGATGGTAAAGGCATGCGCACCCTGAGCCAGCGCCGCAGGTGGCGTGTAGTTCCAGCTACCGTTGCCGTCTGCCGTTACGCTGGTCACGAAGGTGCCATTGTCATAAATATCAACCCGCGCATTGGCTTCCGTTGTGCCGTTCAGCGTCGGTCGTGCGTCGTTGGTGACCTGATTGTTGCCAATCGCCCCGGTATTCGGGCCGATGTCATCAATGATGCTGCTAATCGAGGGCTGCACTGGTGCGGTCGTGTCTACCACAACGGTAAAGCCAGCCGTCGCGCCGCTGGCATTACCCGCGGCATCGGTGGCGGTTACGGTGAAAGTATGTGCGCCGTTAGCCAGCGGCGAGCCAGGGGTAAACGACCAGCTATTATTGCT is a window of Citrobacter sp. Marseille-Q6884 DNA encoding:
- a CDS encoding DUF1294 domain-containing protein; the encoded protein is MFLTRLCYLLLIAAAMGCLWLPHPFVMWFLLVSVLTLVVYGIDKKAACNAWRRVPESTLLLLGAVGGWPGAILGQQFFRHKTKKQPFKTYFILTVMLNIVVLVVLYRLYPTLMV
- a CDS encoding VOC family protein, which translates into the protein MRTQKRCMGYVALVVDDYDRAIEYYTKKLGFTLVEDTPQPGKRWVVVTPNPESDCNLLLARASNERQEGFIGNQCGGRVFLFLQTDDFWRDYNAMKLKGVKFSEEPREEEYGTVVVFEDLYGNRWDLYQNK
- a CDS encoding helix-turn-helix domain-containing protein, giving the protein MSDTNKFRALRLQRAWSQEQLAELTGLSTRTVQRIENGESPSLETLSALAAVFEVSVTELSTPENDGDNALDQRITETRARIDEERRFYSSIFSALVVCLLLFMLNHFTSPGRFWSLWVAAIWFALIAMRGVKIFLFRGLINKWQQKRLRHLLRK
- a CDS encoding HlyD family efflux transporter periplasmic adaptor subunit is translated as MDDLDIRREHRFSGASRIILLSTLLFVVVGVWAYFGKLDEVSTGSGKVIPSSREQVLQSLDGGILAELTVREGDKVQANQIVARLDPTRSESNVGESAARYRASLASSARLNAEVNDLPLTFPKELNAWPELIASETRLYKSRRAQLADSMVELQDALVSVNKELTITQRLEKSGAASHVEVLRLQRQKSDLGLKITDLRSQYYVQAREALSKANAEVDMLAAILKGREDSVTRLTVRTPMRGIVKNIQVTTIGGVIPPNGEMMEIVPVDDHLLIETRLSPRDIAFIHPGQRALVKITAYDYAIYGGLEGVVETISPDTIQDKVKPEIFYYRVFIRTHQDYLQNKLGRHFSIVPGMIATVDIKTGEKTIVDYLIKPFNRAKEALRER
- a CDS encoding type I secretion system permease/ATPase, giving the protein MSHNDPHAENAIAEPALSQWAQAITHIASHYRVTCSPGAIQANAPWFAGKPRTLALTQLARQAGLSFHPLDTAKVVFSQWRLPVVAELRDGQIMVIEHFNGEDTLDVFVITEEGQRNRLSVADLLPEIHTITALRPLSALKDSRVDRYISRFKPDWMRELVLQDFRPYLPVMIAAFLINVLSLAGIIFSMQVYDRVIPAQSYPTLYVLSTGVLVAVLFGFLLREARTHIMDLLGKRADMRISDRVFSHALRLRNSAVPRSTGSFISQLRELEQIREMITSSTLSTLVDLPFFFLFIVVLACIAPPLAWIAPVAALLMILPGLLLQKKLAVLANQAAHESTLRNAVLVESVQGLEDIKLMQAENRFLQQWNSYIRITGESGLRTRKLTQGLIGWGMSVQSLVYAAIIMFGAPMVIEGTMTTGAVVAASMLGSRMIAPMANLCGVLARWQQVKAAKMGLDSIMQLPTETQHDENRVHQEIFHGHYLFENAHFRYHSYDQRVPLRISRLEIMPGERVAILGRNGAGKSTLLQAMAGGVEIIQGDVRLDNLSLAQIDMADLRRNIGFLSQNARLFFGTLRENLTLGAPHASDAQIFEALEVSGAATFVKQLAKGLAHPIMEGGNGLSGGQRQSILLARMLLRSPNIVLLDEPSASLDEHTEREFIQRLNQWLGNRTLIVATHRVPVLELVERVVVLKEGQLVMDAPKAQALSASRAPTQTHGREWKNENQSA
- a CDS encoding TolC family outer membrane protein; its protein translation is MRRVAPVAVLLALTLCSLRVNAEDEPQVITSEGLATSQMLPSLDGSVAELPLSAAAPGNLTLNDAVSRAVSWHPSIRESIGKLLSQNEQIDVAKSKYYPQVTAGMNNGYSNTYNDHGFSPSLVISVSQMLYDFGKVASQVRAETAGAAQQQANVLLSIDTVAHATANAIVQVQTWQQMVDAADEQLIALNGIGRLTRQRNDEGATSLSDVVQTDARIESARSQLAQYQANLDSSKATLMSYLGWNSLNSISNEFPVKLNSSCDVEKPDDRLVPAVLAAWAQANVAQANLDYANAQMTPTISLEPSVQHYLNDKYPSHDVLDKTQYSTWVKVEMPLYQGGGLTARRNAASHAVESAQYSIQRTRLEVRQKLLESRSQAMSLATALQILRRQQQLSERTRELYQQQYLDLGSRPLLDVLNAEQEVYQARFAELQTQNQLRQLQLNCLYNTGSLRQAFALNNRSIQSVEIKR